A DNA window from Maribellus comscasis contains the following coding sequences:
- a CDS encoding SDR family oxidoreductase encodes MKNRDTILVTGGTGFVGIHIILQLLQKEYKVKTTIRNLNRKREVFEMLKNGGITSFDNLEFFETDLIKDDNWDEAVKDCKYVLHVSSPFPSGEPKNEDELIIPAREGALRVLKAARNAGVKRVVLTSSFAAIGYSIDPKSHVFTEKDWTDPNTNIPAYIKSKTLAERSAWDFIRNEGGNLELTVINPVGIFGPVLGKDFSSSIKMIEQLMNGKMKSTPKISFGIVDVRDVADIHIKAMTNPKANGQRFLATSDGTASFPEVAKILKTQKNKFSQRITKKVMPNWIVRFASLFKPEFKSVSAQVGKVKILSNEKAKQVLNWKPRSREVVITDTAASLIKFGIIK; translated from the coding sequence ATGAAAAACAGAGACACAATTTTAGTAACAGGTGGAACCGGTTTTGTAGGTATTCATATCATTCTGCAACTATTGCAAAAAGAGTACAAGGTAAAAACAACAATCCGTAATCTGAACAGAAAAAGAGAAGTATTTGAAATGCTTAAAAATGGAGGTATTACTTCGTTTGATAACCTTGAATTTTTTGAGACAGATTTAATTAAAGATGATAATTGGGATGAAGCGGTAAAAGATTGTAAATATGTTTTACATGTCTCATCACCTTTTCCTTCTGGTGAGCCAAAAAATGAGGATGAACTTATTATTCCTGCCCGGGAAGGAGCATTGCGGGTTTTGAAAGCTGCAAGAAATGCAGGTGTAAAACGTGTTGTATTAACGTCTTCTTTTGCCGCTATAGGCTACAGTATTGACCCTAAAAGCCATGTTTTTACAGAAAAAGACTGGACAGACCCGAATACCAATATTCCGGCTTACATTAAATCAAAGACGCTTGCAGAGCGTTCGGCATGGGACTTTATCAGAAATGAAGGTGGGAATTTAGAATTAACAGTTATCAATCCTGTTGGGATTTTTGGACCTGTTTTAGGCAAAGATTTTTCCAGTTCCATCAAAATGATAGAACAGTTGATGAATGGGAAAATGAAGTCAACACCAAAAATCAGTTTTGGTATTGTAGATGTTCGCGACGTGGCTGACATTCATATCAAGGCAATGACAAATCCTAAAGCGAATGGGCAGCGATTTTTAGCAACTTCCGATGGCACTGCGTCTTTTCCAGAGGTTGCTAAAATACTAAAGACTCAAAAAAATAAATTTTCGCAAAGAATCACAAAAAAGGTAATGCCCAATTGGATTGTGAGATTTGCGTCTTTGTTTAAGCCAGAGTTTAAATCCGTTTCTGCTCAAGTGGGGAAAGTAAAAATATTGTCAAACGAAAAGGCAAAGCAGGTTTTGAATTGGAAACCAAGAAGCAGGGAAGTTGTTATTACTGATACGGCCGCCAGTTTAATAAAATTCGGCATTATTAAATGA
- a CDS encoding helix-turn-helix domain-containing protein, whose protein sequence is MKEEIKSCHLGPEISPEQFIPEHIFLYLAKGLMLGYDGSKKYTLKPDEYCLLRKNRLARYNKQKENGDYEKVAVIFDEVFLRKFQQKHKISATKSPLAETFIPIEKNKLIPDFVRSLKPYYKGEGKIDKIFADVKREELLIIILQSQPELAGVFFDFGIPEKINLEEFMNRNYKFNVGIERFAFMTGRSLSAFKRDFKYIFNDSPSHWLVQKRLQEAYFLIEEKNRKPSEIYIELGFENLSHFSFAFKKSFGQTPGELTGKKRNSTAKN, encoded by the coding sequence ATGAAAGAAGAAATAAAATCGTGTCATCTCGGACCGGAGATTTCTCCGGAGCAATTTATCCCGGAGCATATCTTTTTGTATCTGGCGAAAGGGCTTATGTTGGGTTATGACGGAAGTAAAAAGTACACGTTAAAACCAGACGAATATTGTCTTCTCCGAAAAAATCGTTTGGCTCGGTACAATAAACAAAAAGAGAACGGAGATTATGAAAAAGTAGCCGTCATTTTCGATGAAGTATTTCTCAGAAAATTTCAGCAAAAACACAAAATATCAGCCACAAAATCTCCATTAGCTGAAACTTTTATTCCTATTGAAAAAAATAAACTGATACCTGACTTTGTCCGATCGTTAAAACCATATTACAAGGGAGAAGGAAAAATTGACAAAATTTTTGCAGATGTAAAAAGGGAAGAATTATTAATCATTATACTCCAGTCGCAACCAGAATTAGCCGGTGTGTTTTTTGATTTTGGTATTCCTGAAAAAATAAACCTGGAGGAGTTTATGAACCGTAATTACAAATTCAATGTCGGTATTGAACGGTTTGCATTTATGACGGGACGAAGTTTGTCAGCTTTTAAACGTGATTTCAAGTACATATTTAATGATTCACCCAGCCACTGGTTAGTGCAAAAAAGACTGCAGGAGGCTTATTTTCTAATAGAAGAAAAGAATAGAAAACCGTCTGAAATTTATATAGAATTGGGCTTTGAGAATTTGTCTCATTTCTCATTCGCCTTTAAAAAGTCTTTTGG